In the genome of Flavobacteriaceae bacterium YJPT1-3, the window GCTATTTAATGGAAGAGCTCCATAGCCGTCATATACTCTCTCTTTTTGTGGAAGGTGGAGCACAGACCCTTAAGGCTTTTATTAATCAGGACCTGTGGGATGAAATGCGGGTTTTGGAAGGACCTGTAGTCTTTCACGACGGACTGCAAGCGCCACAAGCGAAAGGATATTTGACAAAATCCACGGAGGTGGAAGGAGATCGTATCGATTGGTACCGCAAGGCAAAGCGTTATGATTAAGAACATCATCTTTGATTTTGGCGATGTCTTCATCAACCTGGATAAGCAGGCTACAATTCAAGCTTTTCAGGAGCTTAACTTGACGGAATTTACCGAATCCCTTCAAGAGGTCAACCAAGCCTACGAATGCGGAAAGGTCTCCAGTACTGCTTTCGCGAAAGCATACAAGAATCACCTGCCTTCCACTATCGAAGAGGGACAGCTCTATAAAGCCTGGAATGCCATGATAGCCGACTTTCCGGAGTACCGACTGCAGTGGATCGAAGCTCTGGCCGCTGCGCAAGACTACCGTTTATTTTTGCTGAGTAATACGAATGCCTGGCACATCGAACAAGTACAGGAAAACATGGGGCTCGATCGCTATCAGCGTTTTGTAAATTGTTTTGAGGCCTTTTACCTGTCGCATGAGTTGGGGATGCGAAAACCCAATGCGGATTGCTACAAACACCTGCTTCATCACCATGAATTGACTCCAATAGAAACCCTTTTTATCGATGACACCCTAGAGAATACCCAAGCTGCCGATCGACTTGGGATCAAGACCTGGAACCTGCAGCCGGGAAGAGAGGATGTCATAGCTTTGCGAACCCTAAAAAAGGAGCTGTTTTGATCTATTTATTACTGAGCATTGGGGCCAGTACCCTCATCTTTGTGGTCTTTAAATTGTTTGCCCGTTTCCAGGTGAATACTTTCCAGGCAATCGTGGTCAATTACCTGGTGGCTTGCCTTTCGGGACTGATCGCCTACGGCAATCCGATAAGCCCCGAAGTCATTGCAGGAAAAGCCTGGTTTATTGGCTGCCTTGTACTGGGGGTCTTATTCATTGCTGTCTTTAATCTCATGGCCCTGACCACCCAGCGCAGTGGTTTATCGGTCGTTTCTGTAGCCACTAAAATGAGTGTGGTCGTCCCGGTGCTTTTTGGCATTTTGTACTACAAAGAAGCCCTTAGCGGATGGCAGATCCTGGGGATCCTGCTCGCTCTGGTGGCTGTATATCTGGCTTCTGCCCGACAGAAAAGCACGCTGCAAATCGATAAAAAATACCTCTGGCTTCCCGTACTCGTGTTTCTGGGCAGCGGCATCATCGATACGAGTATCAAATTTTTAGAAGGCGCTTTTGTCTCCAGCACAGATGTCCCCATTTTTTCAGCGACCATCTTTGCCTGCGCCGCCCTGTGTGGCATACTCAGCTTTGGCGTACAAGCCGTACGCGGGCAATTCCATTTCGCCTGGAAAAGTGTGATCGGGGGCATTGCGCTGGGCATTCCCAATTACTTTTCCATTTATTATTTGGTGCAGGCCTTGCGGTCTTCCCCCTTTGCCAGCTCGACTTTGTTTACCATTAATAATGTGGGGATCGTCATGCTCAGCACCCTACTGGGAATCGCTTTTTTTAAGGAGCGCCTTTTGCGCAAAAACTGGATCGGGATAGTGCTGGCTATCCTGAGTATCATTTTGATTTCCTTACCCCTATAATATGAGCACGGAAGAAACAGATGCCTATAAAACGTTGGCAAAGGCCAGTCCGGAGGTACTTTTTAAGGACCGGGGCAGTAAGTTTATGGGTCTGGCCTTTCCCGTGCGCACTGAAACAGAGATTTCCACCTACCTGGATCGCGTAAGGCAGGACCATCCCAAAGCCACTCACCACTGCTACGCCTGGCAATTGGGAGTGCAGAACGTGCAGTATCGAGCCAACGATGATGGAGAGCCTTCCAACAGCGCAGGCATGCCCATCTATGGTCAAATCCAATCTTTTGAGGTAACGAATATTCTGGTCGTGGTCGTGCGCTACTACGGGGGAACCAAGTTAGGGGTTGGCGGACTCATCAACGCGTATCGCACCACAGCACAAATGACCTTAGAGGCTGGAAAAATAATCGTTCGCTATCTGGAATGTGAACTCGAATTGACTTTTGAATATCCGTTACTCAATACCGTCATGCGCGTGATCAAAGAAGAGGAACTCGATATTGCCGAACAACAGATGGAACTGAATTGTCGAATACGGATACGCTTTCGCGAAAGCGAACTCCAACGCATTCAAGGGCGTTTTAAAGCCATCTACGGAGTAAAGGTAAAAGAATCCTGAAGCTTTTCAAGAATGTACTCCGGGCAACGCATGGGTCGGTTGCGCTGGGTATCCATAAAGACAAGTTCTGTAGAAGCCGTACAGAGTAACTCTTCCTGCTGATTGAAAATCTGGTAGTCAAAATGAATGCGCACCGTAGGAATTTTCGACAGGGTGGTGACCACCTTTAACCGATCGTCGAAATAGGCCGGCTTCTTGTAAGAAAGTGTCAACTCATGAACAGGTAGTTTTACCCCATTTTCTTCCATCCACTTGTAAGAAATCCCCAGATCATCGAGCCATTCTAATCGTGCTATTTCCAGATATAACGGGTAATTCGCGTGATGGACTACACCCATTTGATCGGTTTCTGCGTAACGAACTTTAACAAAAGTATGAAAGGCTCTCATGAGATATTAACAAATTAAATTTGTACTTTCCTTGAGTCGACATTATGAGAAAAACATTCTAGAAAACCAATAGGAATTGCTTTTTTTATTAAAAAAAATGTTCACATATTTGCGACGTATTCAGAGGTGCACTAGAGCCCTTTAGTGACCCCTTAATCAAGCCTCTGATCTTAGACTAAAAAACGAAATTTAAAACCACCAATGAGTATAACTGCGCAATCAGTTTGGGATAATTGTCTGTCGTTTATAAAAGACAATATAACCCCTCAGGCATACAAAACGTGGTTTGAACCCATTCGAGCAGTAAAGCTTACCGAAAATGCCTTAAGCATTCAGGTTCCCTCCAAATTTTTCTACGAGTGGCTGGAAGAACATTATGTAAATCTTCTTAAAGTCTCGTTGACCAAAGAATTGGGTGAAGGGGCTAAACTGGTTTACGTGATCCGGATGGAGAATACCTACGGGAACAAAAAGCCATTTACAGAGAAAATTCCAAGTTCGAATCGGGTCTCCAGCGTCAAATCACAGGATGTTGATGCTCCTTTAAAAAACAAAAGCCCCGAACTAAAAAATCCTTTTGTAATTCCGGGAATCCGCAATCTGCAAATCGAATCTCAGCTCAATCCCAACTACAATTTTGAAAATTTTCTGGAAGGTGATTCTAACCGTCTCGCTCGTTCTGCCGGACTGGCGGTAGCGAATAAACCGGGAGGAACCTCCTTCAATCCCCTGCTTATTTTTGGAGGGGTAGGTCTGGGAAAAACCCATCTTGCGCACGCCATTGGTGTGCAGATTAAAGACAAGTACCCTGAAAAGACCGTACTGTATATCTCTGCAGAAAAGTTCACGCAGCAATACATCGAATCGGTAAAAAAGAATAATCGCAACGATTTTATTCATTTTTATCAGATCATCGATGTCCTGATCGTTGATGACATCCAATTGCTTTCCGGAAAAGCCGGTACTCAGGATGTCTTCTTCCATATTTTCAATCACTTGCACCAAAACGGGAAGCAAGTGGTCCTGACCAGCGATAAAGCGCCGGTCGATATGCAGGATATTGAGCAGCGATTGCTTTCTCGTTTCAAATGGGGACTCTCTGCCGAGTTGCAGCATCCCGGTTTTGAAACACGCGTATCCATCATCAAAAATAAATTGTATCGCGATGGGGTGGAAATGCCGGAAGACATCATCGAGTTTTTGGCCAACAACATCAAAACCAATATCCGGGAACTCGAAGGAGCTATTATCTCGTTAATTGCTCATTCCTCTTTCAATCGCAAAGAGATCACTCTAGAGCTGGCCAAGAAGATCGTTGACAATTATGTCAAACACACCAAGCGGGAAGTATCCATTGACTACATTCAAAAAGTCGTAAGTGATTATTTCCAGATGGATGTAGACACCTTACAGTCCAAGACCCGAAAACGCCACATTGTTCAGGCGCGCCAACTGGCTATGTTTTTTGCTAAGAAACTGACTAAAGCTTCCCTGGCGAGTATCGGTTCGCAAATTGGACAACGCGATCACGCCACGGTATTGCACGCCTGTAAAACCGTCAATAATCTAGCGTCTACAGACAAGCAATTCCGCAAGTACGTGGAAGACCTCAACAAAAAACTAACACTCTAAGTTGGTTTAGACCTGCAATCCTATCATGTCTAAAACGAAGATTCTAATGGTTTGCCTGGGAAATATCTGCCGATCTCCCCTGGCTCATGGCCTCCTGGAATCGAAACTGGATGCTGATCAATATTTTGTCGATTCTGCCGGCACAGGCAATTGGCACGTGGGCAGTCCACCGGATCCTCGCAGCGTCGCCATAGCTCGAAGACACGGCCTAGACATCAGTAGACAGCGCGGCCAACACTTTGAAGCGCATCATTTTGAACAATTCGACCATATTTTCGTCATGGATAGTTCGAATCGCGAGCATGTGCTTACCCTGGCGCCTCAACCCGAGCAGCGATCTAAAGTACAATTGATCATGGAAGAAATTTTTCCGGGGGAACGCATGGATGTCCCAGACCCGTACTACGGAGGAGATGACGGCTTTGAACGCGTCTTTCAAATGCTCGATCGGGCCACTGACGAGATCGCTGCACGCATTTAAAGGGCTCGTCTTCAGCTTGTGAACGGACTTATTTCGTAACTTTCAAAAGCCTAAATCGTTGACTTATGAAAATGCTCCGTACTCTATGCGCATGCCTATGCATTCCCTTCACTTTAATGGCCCAAGATCTGGATATTGAATTGGTGGCCGACGGTTTCAATTCGCCCGTCGCCATTGAAAATGCAGGCGATCAACGCCTCTTTGTGGTTCAGCAAGGAGGGCTTATTCGAATTTTGAACCCGGATGGCTCCATCAATCCTGATCCATTTCTGAATATCAGTGATTTGGTAAGCGGCGGTGGAGAACGTGGCCTGCTTGGCCTGGCCTTCCACCCGAACTACGCTGCTAACGGGTTTTTTTATGTCTACTACACCGATCTGGCTGGAGATACGCAAATTTCCCGCTTTCGCGAAAGCACAACTAATGAAAATCTCGCCGACCCGGATAGTGAATTCCCTATCTTAAGCTTCACTCAACCCTACGCCAACCACAACGCCGGTTGTCTGGCGTTTGGACCCGACGGCTACTTATACATCGCTTCCGGAGATGGAGGAAGTGGTGGCGATCCACAGAATTACGCTCAGCGACTGAATACCCTTCTGGGCAAATTATTGCGCATTGATGTAGATAATGGTTCGCCCTACGCCATCCCCAGCGATAATCCCTTTGTAGGCACTTCAGGCGCTATGCCGGAGATCTGGGCTTACGGACTGCGCAATCCCTGGAAGTTCTCCTTTGACAATGCGGATAACGCGTTATGGATAGCCGATGTGGGCCAGAGTGAGATCGAAGAGATCAACAAAGTAAATAGTGCTACTGGCGGACAGAATTATGGCTGGCGCTGTTATGAAGGCGACGAAGCCTTTAATAATGGGATGGAATGTCCTGAAGAAAGCACCTTGACCTTTCCGGAGGCTCAATACACCCATAACAGCAGCGGAAATTTTAAATGCTCCATCACCGGAGGCTATGTGTATCGCGGGAGCGAACAGATCAATCTGGTAGGACGCTATATTTTCGCCGACTATTGCAGTGATGAGCTGGGTATTCTAAATTCGGATGGGAGCCTGACTTATTTTGGACCCTTTGTCAACAATAGTTTTAGCACCTTTGGGATGGATGTCGATCAGGAATTATACGTGGCCGGAGTCAGTAGCGGTGCGATTTATAAGGTCATCGACAAGGAAAGCCTAAGCGTAGAGGAGGAAGAAGCGCTTTCCATAGCGATCACTCCCAATCCAACCCAAGAAATTATAACCATCCAGGGGCTTTCTCCGCTCTCCAATAATTCAGAAAGAACCATAGAACTATACAGTCTTAATGGCAAGCGGTTGTCGGTTTACGAGGCGGAAGGAAACTCCCTGGCCATCGATATTGGACACCTGGCTCCCGGACTCTACCTACTCAAGCTCAGCGATCAAAAAGGCGCCTATAAAATTGTAAAACGATAAGTGCATTCTTGATCTGCTCAGTCACACTGAACTATCTTCGTGGAACGAGAACCCTCTGCTATGCATTCCAATCCTTCCGGTAAACTCTATTTAATTCCAAATACGCTAGGCGATACAGATCCACTTCAGGTTCTACCCGGGCAGATCACTACAGTCATAAAGCGCATCCATCATTACGTGGTAGAACACGAAAAAGTGGCCCGTCGTTTTATTAAAAAGGTCGTGCCCGAAAAGATCCAAAATGATCTCGTCCTCTATCCTTTAAACAAACACACCCCAATGGAAGAACTGCCTGCCTATTTGCAGGCCTGCCGTGACGGATTGGACATGGGATTGATCTCTGATGCCGGGGCTCCCGGAGTGGCTGATCCCGGTGCGGCCATTGTACAACTTGCACATGAGCAGCATATTCAAGTAGTGCCCTTGGTAGGGCCGAGTTCCATACTACTCGCCCTGATGGCCAGTGGTATGAACGGTCAGTCCTTCAGTTTTCACGGCTATTTACCCATTGATCAGAAAGCACGACGCCAAGAGATCAAGCGATTGGAGCATCTATCCAAAGAACAGGATCAATCACAACTCTTTATCGAAACGCCTTACCGTAACAATAAGCTTTTGGACGAATTGCTAAATAGTCTGCACTCCCACACCCGCCTGTGCATAGCCACCGACCTTACACTGGCTTCCGAGTATGTCAAAACACGACCGGTAGCCGACTGGAAAAAAAATAAGGTAGACCTCCATAAGAGACCTACCTTGTTTATCCTGCATCAGGATTAAATGTTATGAAATACGCGCTCGCGCTTTCTTGTTTGGCTTGATGAAGGACACATCATAGCCCGAGAATTTCTTGAGGTACGATTGGATGCTTGTACCGTAAGCATCTTCAAAACCTTCAACTCCCCCACTTCTGAGGTATTTTTTTACGCTTCCGGGCCCGGCTAAATGGGCCGCCGCGAGTATGCCGGATTCGGTGATGAGCGTACCGTTGATGTAGGTTCCTGAAAATCGCTTGATGTCGCGTCGCAACACCCATTTGTTTCGAGAAGCATTAGCCAAAAAGGCTCTCTCTTGTAACAATGGAGTCTGCAGAAACTGATCTGCATCTTTAACCCCCAATAGGTCAAGAGTGCTCTTTCCAAATTGGTATTTCCCCATATACCCGAACTCGTTGATCCGAGAATAATCGCCTTGCGATTCTTTAAAAGCCAAAGCCTCACGGAATCCGATAAAAGTTTTACCGGTGTAGGGAATACTGTACAAATAGGTAGGCTCAGCGACCAATTCCTCGGGTAAGGCAGCGGTATAATTTAATGCTAAGCCTGCAGTGCGATACGGCGCTGCATTGAATTTAGGTTTGGTGATTGAGTGAATCGAGAACAGGACTACCGTGAGGGGTAATACTGCAAAAAAGATCACATTTCTTACCATAATTTTGAGTTCAAGTCGATCCTAATCTGTAAGAGTGGATTAACTAAATTTCAGCGCGCAAAAATACAACTATTTCTACAAATCTGAAAATCAGTATGTTAAACTATTCTAAACAAAAAGACCGGAATAAATCCGGTCTTTTGGTAATCATAATTATACCCTTGCCAACGCATTAGGAGCAATTGCAGACGTGTCGTAGCCTCCGAACTTCTCTATATAAGCGCTGATTGGTACACCATTGGCATCTTTAAAGCAATCAGCACCTTTAGAATCGAGAAAATCTTTAACGTTTCCTGCTCCTCCTAAATGCGCGGCTGCCAGCAATCCAGATTCGGTAATCGTTACACCCCCTACTTCCATACCATCAAAGGCTTTGATATGGTCTTCGAGGATGAATTTATTCTTTGCCAGAAGCACGTCAAACGCGCGTTCTTGCAAAGCGGGTTGTTCTAAAAACGACTTGTAGTCGGTAACTCCTACCCACTTCAGGGTAGAATTACCAAACTGATACTTGCCTTTATAACCAAGTCGATTCACCGCAAAATAATTACCGCTGGACTCACTGAAAGCCAGGGCTTCTTTGAAGCCTAAAAATGACTTGTCCAAATTGAGGCTTGAATAGCTCTGGAACAACTCATTACCAGCATTGACTTCTGCCAATGCTGTGGCCGCTTTATTATCGTCGTGATTAGACCAAAGACCCATGCTAATGATTGAGAGCACAGGTAATAACAAAGCTAGTTTTACAAAACGTCCAATCATTCTATTAAGGAATTTAAAGTTTATAATCACCTAGGCCGCACGATGCGGCTTGGTCT includes:
- a CDS encoding peptidoglycan-binding protein LysM; translation: MIGRFVKLALLLPVLSIISMGLWSNHDDNKAATALAEVNAGNELFQSYSSLNLDKSFLGFKEALAFSESSGNYFAVNRLGYKGKYQFGNSTLKWVGVTDYKSFLEQPALQERAFDVLLAKNKFILEDHIKAFDGMEVGGVTITESGLLAAAHLGGAGNVKDFLDSKGADCFKDANGVPISAYIEKFGGYDTSAIAPNALARV
- the dnaA gene encoding chromosomal replication initiator protein DnaA, which codes for MSITAQSVWDNCLSFIKDNITPQAYKTWFEPIRAVKLTENALSIQVPSKFFYEWLEEHYVNLLKVSLTKELGEGAKLVYVIRMENTYGNKKPFTEKIPSSNRVSSVKSQDVDAPLKNKSPELKNPFVIPGIRNLQIESQLNPNYNFENFLEGDSNRLARSAGLAVANKPGGTSFNPLLIFGGVGLGKTHLAHAIGVQIKDKYPEKTVLYISAEKFTQQYIESVKKNNRNDFIHFYQIIDVLIVDDIQLLSGKAGTQDVFFHIFNHLHQNGKQVVLTSDKAPVDMQDIEQRLLSRFKWGLSAELQHPGFETRVSIIKNKLYRDGVEMPEDIIEFLANNIKTNIRELEGAIISLIAHSSFNRKEITLELAKKIVDNYVKHTKREVSIDYIQKVVSDYFQMDVDTLQSKTRKRHIVQARQLAMFFAKKLTKASLASIGSQIGQRDHATVLHACKTVNNLASTDKQFRKYVEDLNKKLTL
- a CDS encoding low molecular weight phosphotyrosine protein phosphatase, producing the protein MSKTKILMVCLGNICRSPLAHGLLESKLDADQYFVDSAGTGNWHVGSPPDPRSVAIARRHGLDISRQRGQHFEAHHFEQFDHIFVMDSSNREHVLTLAPQPEQRSKVQLIMEEIFPGERMDVPDPYYGGDDGFERVFQMLDRATDEIAARI
- a CDS encoding PQQ-dependent sugar dehydrogenase, giving the protein MKMLRTLCACLCIPFTLMAQDLDIELVADGFNSPVAIENAGDQRLFVVQQGGLIRILNPDGSINPDPFLNISDLVSGGGERGLLGLAFHPNYAANGFFYVYYTDLAGDTQISRFRESTTNENLADPDSEFPILSFTQPYANHNAGCLAFGPDGYLYIASGDGGSGGDPQNYAQRLNTLLGKLLRIDVDNGSPYAIPSDNPFVGTSGAMPEIWAYGLRNPWKFSFDNADNALWIADVGQSEIEEINKVNSATGGQNYGWRCYEGDEAFNNGMECPEESTLTFPEAQYTHNSSGNFKCSITGGYVYRGSEQINLVGRYIFADYCSDELGILNSDGSLTYFGPFVNNSFSTFGMDVDQELYVAGVSSGAIYKVIDKESLSVEEEEALSIAITPNPTQEIITIQGLSPLSNNSERTIELYSLNGKRLSVYEAEGNSLAIDIGHLAPGLYLLKLSDQKGAYKIVKR
- a CDS encoding YigZ family protein produces the protein MSTEETDAYKTLAKASPEVLFKDRGSKFMGLAFPVRTETEISTYLDRVRQDHPKATHHCYAWQLGVQNVQYRANDDGEPSNSAGMPIYGQIQSFEVTNILVVVVRYYGGTKLGVGGLINAYRTTAQMTLEAGKIIVRYLECELELTFEYPLLNTVMRVIKEEELDIAEQQMELNCRIRIRFRESELQRIQGRFKAIYGVKVKES
- a CDS encoding peptidoglycan-binding protein LysM, which gives rise to MVRNVIFFAVLPLTVVLFSIHSITKPKFNAAPYRTAGLALNYTAALPEELVAEPTYLYSIPYTGKTFIGFREALAFKESQGDYSRINEFGYMGKYQFGKSTLDLLGVKDADQFLQTPLLQERAFLANASRNKWVLRRDIKRFSGTYINGTLITESGILAAAHLAGPGSVKKYLRSGGVEGFEDAYGTSIQSYLKKFSGYDVSFIKPNKKARARIS
- a CDS encoding HAD family phosphatase produces the protein MIKNIIFDFGDVFINLDKQATIQAFQELNLTEFTESLQEVNQAYECGKVSSTAFAKAYKNHLPSTIEEGQLYKAWNAMIADFPEYRLQWIEALAAAQDYRLFLLSNTNAWHIEQVQENMGLDRYQRFVNCFEAFYLSHELGMRKPNADCYKHLLHHHELTPIETLFIDDTLENTQAADRLGIKTWNLQPGREDVIALRTLKKELF
- a CDS encoding SAM-dependent methyltransferase — translated: MHSNPSGKLYLIPNTLGDTDPLQVLPGQITTVIKRIHHYVVEHEKVARRFIKKVVPEKIQNDLVLYPLNKHTPMEELPAYLQACRDGLDMGLISDAGAPGVADPGAAIVQLAHEQHIQVVPLVGPSSILLALMASGMNGQSFSFHGYLPIDQKARRQEIKRLEHLSKEQDQSQLFIETPYRNNKLLDELLNSLHSHTRLCIATDLTLASEYVKTRPVADWKKNKVDLHKRPTLFILHQD
- a CDS encoding thioesterase family protein translates to MRAFHTFVKVRYAETDQMGVVHHANYPLYLEIARLEWLDDLGISYKWMEENGVKLPVHELTLSYKKPAYFDDRLKVVTTLSKIPTVRIHFDYQIFNQQEELLCTASTELVFMDTQRNRPMRCPEYILEKLQDSFTFTP
- a CDS encoding DMT family transporter; the encoded protein is MIYLLLSIGASTLIFVVFKLFARFQVNTFQAIVVNYLVACLSGLIAYGNPISPEVIAGKAWFIGCLVLGVLFIAVFNLMALTTQRSGLSVVSVATKMSVVVPVLFGILYYKEALSGWQILGILLALVAVYLASARQKSTLQIDKKYLWLPVLVFLGSGIIDTSIKFLEGAFVSSTDVPIFSATIFACAALCGILSFGVQAVRGQFHFAWKSVIGGIALGIPNYFSIYYLVQALRSSPFASSTLFTINNVGIVMLSTLLGIAFFKERLLRKNWIGIVLAILSIILISLPL